The Arachis duranensis cultivar V14167 chromosome 2, aradu.V14167.gnm2.J7QH, whole genome shotgun sequence genome has a window encoding:
- the LOC110277690 gene encoding stemmadenine O-acetyltransferase-like encodes MEEVKIEIISKEKIKPFSSTPSHLKTFKHSFLDQLAPFPYAKVILFYTSQNFSGFPKRLELLKQSLSETLTQFYPLAGKIKDNLSIDCNDEGANFVVAKVNCPITKFLNKPDLNTLNKFLPTTPYFKETMIGDHVTNVQVNIFDCGGIAIGFCISHKIIDGDSLDTFLKVWTERACCNYNSELLTKPNFATRSLFPTSTLHFRDLSRKTWGSIFRKGKWVTRRFLFKNSAIATLKTQIVAKSSSSPLKNDPNTSTRVQIVSALFWKYFMAASKDQFGTQRPSILLNTMNLRRRMAESLHPKNSIGNFLWLTISEHKSEHELNLNELVSKVKKSIEEIDMDFVARLQSEEERRSIIENFLRKMSLSNNKGDEALEGLNVNSWCNFGGYDADFGWGKPMWVSSVGIEDNSVVLGDKITLVDTKFKDGIEAWVTLDEEKMKYFISSTELLTYATLDPSPLVVSNSRL; translated from the coding sequence ATGGAAGAAGTAAAAATTGAAATCATTTCTAAAGAAAAGATTAAACCCTTTTCTTCTACACCTTCTCACCTAAAAACCTTCAAACACTCTTTTTTAGATCAACTTGCTCCTTTTCCTTATGCAAAAGTCATCCTATTCTACACCTCACAAAATTTCTCTGGATTTCCTAAGAGATTAGAGTTACTTAAACAATCATTATCTGAAACACTAACACAATTCTATCCTCTTGCTGGAAAGATCAAAGATAATTTGTCCATTGATTGCAATGATGAAGGTGCTAACTTTGTAGTAGCCAAAGTGAATTGTCCTATTACAAAGTTTCTAAACAAGCCTGATTTGAATACACTGAACAAGTTTCTTCCAACTACTCCATACTTCAAAGAAACAATGATAGGAGATCATGTGACTAACGTTCAAGTTAATATCTTTGATTGTGGTGGAATTGCCATTGGATTTTGCATTTCTCATAAGATCATTGATGGTGATTCACTTGACACTTTCCTGAAGGTGTGGACAGAAAGAGCCTGCTGCAACTACAATTCAGAACTGTTGACAAAACCAAACTTTGCTACAAGGTCACTATTCCCTACAAGTACTTTACATTTCAGAGATTTGTCAAGAAAAACATGGGGTTCCATTTTTAGGAAAGGAAAATGGGTTACAAGGAGATTTCTGTTCAAAAATTCAGCTATTGCCACCCTCAAGACTCAAATAGTGGCAAAATCTTCATCCAGCCCATTGAAGAATGATCCTAATACTTCTACACGTGTTCAGATAGTTTCTGCATTGTTCTGGAAGTATTTCATGGCTGCATCAAAGGATCAATTTGGAACTCAGAGGCCTTCTATTCTGCTGAATACGATGAATCTTCGCCGAAGAATGGCAGAGTCTCTGCATCCTAAAAATTCTATAGGTAATTTTCTATGGTTGACAATTTCAGAACACAAGAGTGAGCATGAGTTGAATTTGAATGAGTTGGTGAGTAAAGTGAAGAAGTCAATTGAAGAAATTGATATGGATTTTGTTGCAAGGTTGCAAAGTGAAGAGGAAAGGAGATCAATCATAGAAAATTTTCTTAGGAAAATGAGTTTGTCTAATAATAAGGGTGATGAGGCATTGGAAGGATTAAATGTTAATAGTTGGTGTAACTTTGGAGGCTATGATGCTGATTTTGGATGGGGAAAACCTATGTGGGTGAGTAGTGTTGGTATAGAAGATAATTCAGTTGTGTTAGGGGATAAAATAACCTTGGTCGATACTAAGTTCAAAGATGGTATAGAGGCTTGGGTTACCTTGGATGAGGAGAAAATGAAGTATTTCATCTCAAGCACTGAATTACTCACTTATGCAACTCTTGATCCAAGTCCTTTGGTAGTGTCTAACTCAAGGTTATAG
- the LOC107472727 gene encoding ferric reduction oxidase 2-like: protein MGDQKIVKRSPSQVKYDMILYAIRLVVLVVLLGWIFIWIMMPTSTFRQTWLPHLRAKTTTSTYFGSQGTTLLIYTFPVLFIASLGCIYLHIVKKANDSNMDRCDNKNDAKGGKVTIWKRPFIVKGPLGIVSGTEVAMLLMFIGLLVWSFATYLHNFFALITRKSAAQFGVKVWELKLEDAGLILGLVGNICLAFLFFPVSRASPVLPLLGLTSESCIKYHIWLGHLVLTFFTAHGISYIIFWAATNQISQMVKWEKIGISNVAGEISLVCGLILWIATIPGIRRRFFELFFYAHYLYIFFMIFFIFHVGISYASIMLPGFYIFMVDRFLRFLQSRTHIHLVSARVLPCDTIELNFSKTHELSYTPTSVMFINIPSISKLQWHPFTITSSSKWEPEKLSVVIKSEGTWSKKLYQMLSTPTIDHIDVSVEGPYGPASTNYLRHDSLVMVSGGSGITPFISIIRDLIYLSTTFKYKTPKILLICAFKNTSSFSMLDLILPISGTPFEISNLELQIEAYITRDKEFKSNTLINLQTKWFKPNPNDAPIYAILGPNNWLWFGAIISSSFIIFLILIGIITRYYIFPKDHNTNGIFSYSLKALINMLVMCVSIAIVASVGVLWNKKLSAKKGNNQVQHLEGLSPTVSPSSVVYYNNGGNHNVELESLPSQLIAQATNVHYGERPDLRKILFEIKGSSVGVFASGPKKMRQEVAAICSTGLTENLHFESISFSW, encoded by the exons atgggagATCAAAAAATAGTGAAAAGGTCACCCTCTCAAGTAAAATATGACATGATTCTATATGCAATAAGGCTTGTGGTGCTGGTTGTTCTTCTTGGTTGGATTTTCATTTGGATAATGATGCCTACAAGTACTTTCAGACAAACATGGTTACCTCATCTCAGAGCAAAGACAACTACCTCAACCTATTTTGGTTCACAgg GTACAACACTTTTGATTTATACTTTTCCAGTATTGTTCATAGCTTCTCTTGGGTGCATCTACCTCCATATAGTCAAAAAAGCAAATGATTCCAACATGGATAG ATGTGACAATAAGAATGATGCTAAAGGAGGTAAGGTAACAATATGGAAGCGCCCATTTATTGTAAAAGGGCCTCTTGGGATTGTTTCTGGAACAGAGGTAGCAATGTTGTTAATGTTCATTGGACTCCTAGTTTGGTCCTTTGCTACTTACTTGCACAATTTCTTTGCTCTAATCACACGAAAATCAGCAGCACAATTTGGTGTAAAAGT ATGGGAATTGAAACTGGAGGACGCAGGACTAATATTGGGTTTGGTTGGTAACATATGCTTGGCATTCTTGTTCTTTCCTGTGTCACGTGCCTCCCCCGTGCTTCCACTTCTTGGCCTCACCTCTGAGAGTTGCATTAAGTACCATATATGGCTTGGACATTTGGTTCTCACTTTCTTCACTGCCCATGGCATTTCCTACATCATTTTTTGGGCTGCCACCAACCAAATTTCTCAG atGGTGAAATGGGAGAAAATTGGGATATCAAATGTGGCCGGAGAGATTTCATTGGTATGTGGTTTGATCCTATGGATTGCAACAATTCCTGGCATTAGAAGAAGATTCTTTGAGCTCTTCTTCTATGCTCACTACCTCTAcatattcttcatgatcttcttcatcttccatGTTGGAATTTCCTATGCAAGCATCATGCTCCCTGGTTTCTACATCTTCATGGTTGATCGTTTCCTAAGGTTTCTTCAGTCAAGAACCCATATTCATTTGGTTTCTGCTCGTGTCTTGCCTTGTGATACCATAGAACTCAACTTCTCTAAAACCCATG AGTTAAGTTACACGCCCACAAGTGTTATGTTCATAAATATACCAAGCATATCAAAGCTACAATGGCATCCATTCACCATTACTTCAAGTAGCAAATGGGAGCCAGAAAAGCTTAGTGTTGTTATTAAGAGTGAAGGAACTTGGTCCAAAAAACTGTACCAAATGCTCTCAACACCTACAATTGATCACATTGATGTATCTGTTGAAGGCCCTTATGGACCTGCATCAACTAATTATCTAAG gCATGATTCACTTGTTATGGTTAGTGGAGGAAGTGGCATAACACCTTTTATCTCCATCATTAGAGACCTAATTTATCTTAGCACCACATTCAAGtacaaaaccccaaaaatactcCTAATTTGTGCATTCAAGAACACTTCATCTTTCTCAATGTTAGACTTGATCCTCCCAATTTCTGGCACCCCATTTGAAATTTCTAATTTGGAGTTACAAATTGAAGCCTACATCACAAGAGACAAGGAGTTCAAATCAAATACCTTAATCAACCTTCAAACAAAATGGTTCAAACCTAATCCAAATGATGCCCCAATATATGCCATATTAGGCCCAAATAATTGGCTTTGGTTTGGAGCTATAATTTCAAGTTCTttcatcatttttcttattttaattggGATCATTACACGTTACTACATTTTCCCTAAAGATCATAACACAAATGGAATATTCTCATATTCTTTGAAGGCTTTAATTAACATGCTAGTAATGTGTGTGTCCATAGCCATAGTTGCTAGTGTAGGTGTTCTTTGGAACAAGAAATTAAGTGCTAAGAAAGGAAATAATCAAGTTCAACATTTGGAAGGGTTATCACCAACAGTGTCACCAAGCTCAGTGGTTTATTACAATAATGGAGGGAATCATAATGTGGAATTGGAAAGCCTTCCAAGCCAGTTAATTGCTCAAGCTACCAATGTTCATTATGGTGAAAGACCTGACCTAAGAA AAATACTATTTGAAATCAAAGGGTCAAGCGTGGGAGTTTTTGCTTCAGGACCCAAGAAAATGAGGCAAGAGGTTGCAGCTATATGCTCAACTGGTTTAACTGAAAATCTACACTTTGAGTCCATTAGTTTTAGCtggtaa
- the LOC107472728 gene encoding probable receptor-like protein kinase At5g24010 yields the protein MALTRHHTRVLSFFFFFHLSCSTLSVLSHMFSPIDNYLINCGSSESTTAVDFRRFSGDLSGNHHSPLPSSSNGAFPLRNKDNFPDLPSIYRTAMVFNKPTKYVFPIKEQGTHMVRLHFFAFNSTRYDLGQAQFHVLVNGFVVLSNSRRVISSEKPMITEYLIKVLNEEHLVIHFVPTKDSRLAFVNAIEVISAPKDLVPETATYLSSKGIENFNGLSNQALEVVYRVTVGGPKITPFNDSLWRTWIPDNEFLRSSFGSERLYFGGRIKYHAGGASREVGPDNMYNSARLIKSNNDSVPNVNVTWEFPIIGGYKYLVRLHFCDIASIQLGLLYFNVYVNGYLALQDLDLSSITGSLASPFYADFIVDGNGIENLSVAIGPSNSSIPYVYDAILNGVEVMKMNNSHNSLDGEVCAGFVLKNWTSGNESILLTFIAAICILLSIFIVVRRKIIDSRNYVPWSRLPMNASEDNEIKT from the coding sequence ATGGCCCTCACGCGCCACCACACGCGCgtcctctccttcttcttcttcttccacctcTCTTGCTCAACTCTCTCCGTTCTCTCACACATGTTCTCCCCCATAGACAACTACCTCATCAACTGCGGCTCCTCCGAGTCAACCACCGCCGTTGACTTCCGTCGGTTCTCCGGAGATCTTTCCGGCAACCACCACTCCCCTCTACCATCATCATCAAACGGAGCTTTCCCACTCAGAAACAAAGACAATTTTCCCGATTTGCCCTCAATCTACCGTACAGCCATGGTTTTCAACAAACCAACAAAGTACGTTTTCCCCATCAAGGAACAAGGCACACACATGGTACGTCTTCACTTTTTCGCATTCAATTCAACAAGATATGATCTGGGTCAAGCTCAATTTCACGTCTTGGTTAATGGTTTTGTTGTTTTAAGCAACTCTAGAAGAGTGATTAGTAGTGAAAAGCCAATGATCACCGAGTATTTGATAAAAGTCCTCAATGAGGAGCACCTAGTGATTCATTTTGTTCCAACTAAAGATTCCAGATTGGCGTTCGTGAATGCAATTGAGGTGATTTCTGCACCAAAGGACCTTGTTCCTGAAACTGCGACATACCTTAGTTCAAAGGGTATTGAGAATTTCAATGGATTAAGCAACCAAGCTCTTGAAGTTGTGTATAGGGTCACTGTTGGGGGTCCTAAGATTACACCATTCAATGATTCATTGTGGAGGACTTGGATTCCTGATAACGAGTTCTTGAGATCGAGTTTTGGATCTGAAAGGCTTTACTTTGGTGGTAGGATCAAGTACCATGCTGGAGGAGCTAGCCGCGAAGTTGGACCAGATAATATGTACAATAGTGCAAGGTTAATTAAGAGTAACAATGATTCTGTTCCTAATGTTAATGTGACATGGGAGTTTCCAATAATTGGAGGTTATAAGTACCTTGTGAGGTTGCATTTCTGTGACATTGCTAGTATTCAACTTGGTTTGCTCTATTTCAATGTTTATGTCAATGGTTACCTAGCATTGCAAGATTTGGATCTATCATCAATCACTGGTTCATTGGCTTCACCATTTTATGCCGACTTTATCGTGGATGGAAATGGAATTGAAAACCTGAGTGTGGCCATTGGCCCGTCAAATAGCAGCATTCCATATGTCTATGATGCTATCTTAAATGGAGTTGAGGTTATGAAGATGAACAATTCTCACAATAGTCTTGATGGCGAAGTTTGTGCTGGTTTTGTTCTCAAGAACTGGACAAGTGGAAATGAAAGCATTTTGCTTACTTTTATAGCTGCTATCTGCATTTTGTTGAGCATCTTCATTGTGGTTCGTAGGAAGATTATCGATTCCAGGAACTATGTGCCATGGTCAAGGTTGCCTATGAATGCTTCCGAAGACAATGAAATTAAGACTTAA